One Candidatus Parvarchaeota archaeon DNA segment encodes these proteins:
- the pdxS gene encoding pyridoxal 5'-phosphate synthase lyase subunit PdxS has product MVSKGTIRIKTGLAEMLKGGVIMDVVNVEHSKIAQDAGAVSVMALERVPADIRAHGGVARMSDPSMILAIKKAVTIPVMAKCRIGHFVEAQILEQLGIDFIDESEVLTPADSQFHVDKWAFKVPFVCGCRNLGEALRRINEGAAMIRTKGEAGTGNIVEAIRHIRAVKNEIEILKGQSEKELARSANQMRVPVELVSKTKELGRLPVVNFAAGGIATPADAALCMQLGCDGVFVGSGIFKSNNPPKLARAIVDAVAHYNDKKRLLEASKDLGEPMRGLEISSIPEGQLLAKRGV; this is encoded by the coding sequence ATGGTTTCAAAAGGGACTATTAGGATAAAGACCGGCCTTGCCGAAATGCTCAAAGGCGGGGTGATTATGGATGTTGTCAATGTGGAACATTCAAAAATCGCCCAGGATGCAGGGGCAGTTTCAGTCATGGCCTTAGAGCGGGTTCCTGCAGACATTAGGGCGCACGGCGGGGTTGCAAGGATGTCTGACCCGTCTATGATTCTTGCCATAAAAAAAGCCGTAACAATTCCGGTTATGGCAAAATGCAGGATTGGACATTTTGTCGAGGCACAGATTCTCGAGCAGCTTGGTATTGATTTTATTGATGAATCCGAGGTTCTCACACCGGCGGATTCGCAGTTTCATGTTGACAAGTGGGCATTCAAAGTCCCTTTTGTATGTGGCTGCAGGAACCTTGGTGAGGCTTTAAGGCGGATTAATGAAGGTGCGGCCATGATTCGAACAAAAGGGGAGGCTGGGACAGGCAACATTGTCGAGGCAATTAGGCACATAAGAGCGGTTAAAAACGAGATAGAAATTTTGAAAGGCCAAAGCGAAAAGGAACTTGCCCGAAGTGCAAACCAGATGAGGGTTCCAGTTGAGCTTGTCAGCAAAACAAAGGAGCTTGGACGGCTGCCTGTTGTTAATTTTGCCGCAGGGGGCATTGCCACTCCAGCTGATGCGGCCCTGTGCATGCAACTGGGCTGCGATGGCGTTTTTGTCGGAAGCGGCATATTCAAGTCAAATAACCCGCCCAAGCTTGCACGGGCCATTGTAGATGCTGTTGCCCACTATAATGACAAAAAGCGGCTTTTAGAGGCCTCCAAAGACTTAGGCGAACCGATGAGAGGCCTTGAAATTTCAAGCATCCCGGAAGGGCAACTTCTTGCAAAAAGGGGAGTTTGA
- the pdxT gene encoding pyridoxal 5'-phosphate synthase glutaminase subunit PdxT has protein sequence MASRRLFNVILSLSSMQKIRKTGGFASKSSLKLGVLALQGDVKEHLDACRNAAKGLGVELELVEARAEKDLGGLDGLIIPGGESTVFWKLLERENMLDAVCGVPNIFGTCAGLILLSKKIEGSAAGQKSLGLLDISVKRNAYGPQGESFEADVACNITDITKDCKGKVHKVAFIRAPQITWVGAEVIALARLDKRVVGVYSEKTEGLSKRFFMGLAFHPEITGTTYFHGLFMEKMLENRGM, from the coding sequence ATGGCCTCTAGGAGATTATTTAATGTTATATTGAGTTTAAGCAGCATGCAAAAAATCAGAAAGACAGGTGGGTTTGCCAGCAAGTCCTCTCTTAAGCTAGGTGTTTTGGCATTGCAAGGCGATGTCAAGGAGCACCTGGATGCGTGCAGGAATGCCGCAAAAGGCCTTGGTGTTGAATTAGAATTGGTTGAAGCCAGGGCCGAAAAAGATTTGGGCGGGCTTGATGGCCTAATCATCCCTGGCGGCGAATCAACGGTTTTTTGGAAGCTTCTTGAGCGAGAAAATATGCTTGATGCTGTTTGTGGCGTCCCGAATATTTTTGGGACATGCGCAGGGCTAATCTTGCTGAGTAAAAAGATTGAAGGCAGCGCAGCCGGCCAAAAATCGCTTGGATTGCTGGACATTTCAGTAAAAAGAAATGCTTATGGCCCGCAGGGAGAGTCGTTTGAGGCGGATGTTGCCTGCAACATAACGGATATTACTAAAGATTGCAAAGGCAAAGTGCACAAAGTTGCTTTCATCAGGGCCCCGCAGATAACCTGGGTGGGTGCCGAGGTCATTGCACTTGCAAGGCTTGATAAACGGGTAGTGGGTGTATATTCTGAGAAAACAGAGGGCTTGTCAAAGAGGTTTTTCATGGGCCTTGCGTTTCACCCGGAAATTACGGGCACAACTTATTTTCACGGGCTATTTATGGAAAAGATGCTTGAGAACAGAGGCATGTAA
- a CDS encoding translation initiation factor IF-2 subunit gamma: protein MLGHVDHGKTSLTRMLTGKWTDTHSEELKRGITIKIGYADASFYKCLKCKPAVFSAKEECPSCKSKSKLLRRVSFLDAPGHETLMTTAISASSIIDGAILVIAANEHCPQPQTAEHMSVIEILGIKNIVIIQNKVDLVSKEKAMENYKQIKNFTKGTVAQNAPVIPISANNNVNLDSVIEAIEEYVKTPKRSQAAKPLMYVTRSFDINKPGSSIESIKGGVIGGSLIQGSLKVGDTIELRPGITKKLKDSESVEPVILSVSELHCSEESVQSVGPGGLIGIGTTLDPSITKSDTLVGNLVGHPGSLPDVKSEIEVEPSLLKRTEFENVPFKPNDPVVLSVGTATTIGLVLKTKANRLYLKLKRPICASPKSKLALSRRIGQRWRLCGYGILV from the coding sequence ATGCTTGGCCATGTGGACCATGGCAAGACAAGCCTTACGCGCATGCTTACTGGCAAGTGGACTGACACGCACTCTGAAGAGCTAAAGCGAGGCATAACAATCAAGATTGGCTATGCAGACGCCTCCTTCTACAAGTGCCTCAAGTGCAAACCTGCGGTGTTTAGCGCCAAGGAGGAGTGCCCTTCCTGCAAATCAAAAAGCAAGCTTTTGAGAAGGGTGTCGTTCCTTGATGCGCCAGGGCATGAAACGCTTATGACAACTGCAATATCCGCCTCAAGCATCATTGACGGGGCAATTCTTGTGATTGCAGCAAACGAGCATTGTCCGCAGCCACAGACGGCAGAGCACATGAGCGTTATCGAAATCCTAGGAATAAAAAACATAGTGATAATCCAAAATAAAGTTGACCTAGTATCAAAAGAAAAGGCCATGGAAAACTACAAGCAAATAAAAAACTTCACCAAAGGCACTGTTGCCCAAAACGCCCCAGTAATACCGATTTCTGCAAATAATAATGTTAATTTGGACTCGGTTATTGAAGCAATTGAGGAATATGTAAAAACCCCTAAAAGAAGCCAGGCCGCAAAGCCTCTCATGTATGTAACACGCTCATTTGACATCAACAAGCCAGGTTCAAGCATTGAATCAATCAAAGGCGGTGTCATAGGCGGCTCGCTTATTCAGGGGTCCCTAAAGGTGGGCGACACAATAGAGCTTAGGCCTGGAATCACAAAAAAGCTCAAGGATTCTGAATCCGTTGAACCGGTGATACTAAGTGTGTCCGAGCTCCATTGCTCGGAGGAGTCTGTGCAGTCAGTCGGTCCAGGCGGCCTTATCGGAATTGGCACAACTCTCGACCCTTCAATAACAAAATCAGACACACTTGTCGGCAACCTGGTCGGGCATCCAGGAAGCCTTCCCGATGTCAAATCTGAGATAGAAGTGGAGCCTTCTCTGCTTAAAAGAACCGAGTTTGAGAATGTTCCATTCAAGCCTAATGACCCAGTAGTCCTCTCGGTTGGAACAGCAACCACAATCGGGCTTGTGTTAAAGACAAAGGCCAACAGGCTTTACCTCAAGCTAAAAAGGCCCATTTGCGCAAGCCCCAAGTCAAAATTGGCACTTTCGCGCAGGATTGGCCAGCGCTGGCGGCTTTGCGGATATGGCATCCTGGTTTAG
- a CDS encoding 30S ribosomal protein S6e, which translates to MKIVISEKSGKSYQAELAKDKEPQLYGKKIGDEIEGGIIGAAGYTLEITGGSDISGFPMRNDVSGGRRARIVLTQGPGFRPSHKGQRSRKTVHGNTVDSQIVQINTKVKAAGATPLETTFPKAEKKEEKKEKK; encoded by the coding sequence ATGAAAATAGTGATAAGCGAGAAAAGCGGAAAGTCCTACCAGGCAGAGCTTGCAAAAGACAAGGAGCCCCAGCTATACGGAAAAAAAATAGGCGATGAAATAGAGGGCGGCATAATCGGGGCCGCAGGCTATACCCTTGAAATAACCGGCGGTTCTGACATTTCAGGTTTTCCGATGAGGAATGATGTCAGCGGCGGCAGAAGGGCAAGAATTGTGCTTACGCAAGGGCCCGGGTTTAGGCCAAGCCACAAAGGCCAGAGGTCAAGGAAAACGGTCCACGGAAATACTGTGGATTCCCAAATCGTCCAGATTAATACCAAAGTGAAGGCAGCTGGCGCAACGCCGCTTGAAACCACATTCCCGAAAGCAGAGAAAAAGGAGGAGAAAAAGGAAAAGAAGTAA
- a CDS encoding DUF350 domain-containing protein: protein MGGITEISTGVVLGILQLVIGLVISMASIYLGLKTFDKITKRTDEMKELKKGNVAVGILLGAVILSIANVVQSGIWSLTGSITPGMTTVALLLAFGIGIVNLVIGVVVAIIAIYLAIIILDKITKEIDEWKEINNGNVAVAILMASVLFSVSFVVQAGVAGIAKTLDAKAIAALFGF from the coding sequence GTGGGAGGAATAACCGAGATTTCAACAGGCGTAGTTCTGGGAATATTGCAGCTTGTCATCGGGCTTGTAATTTCAATGGCATCCATATATCTGGGCCTGAAGACCTTTGACAAGATAACCAAAAGGACAGATGAAATGAAAGAACTCAAAAAGGGAAATGTGGCGGTGGGCATACTTCTTGGCGCAGTAATTCTCTCCATCGCGAACGTTGTCCAGTCGGGCATTTGGTCCCTGACTGGCTCAATAACCCCGGGCATGACAACAGTCGCGCTGTTGCTTGCTTTTGGAATAGGAATCGTCAACCTAGTAATTGGCGTCGTTGTTGCGATAATAGCCATTTACCTTGCCATCATAATCCTTGACAAGATAACAAAGGAGATAGACGAATGGAAGGAAATCAACAATGGCAACGTGGCTGTGGCGATACTGATGGCATCGGTGCTGTTTTCCGTATCCTTTGTTGTCCAGGCAGGGGTTGCTGGAATTGCAAAAACGCTTGATGCCAAGGCAATCGCAGCTCTATTTGGCTTTTAG
- a CDS encoding nascent polypeptide-associated complex protein: MMGFDPKSVKKMMQQMGIENKEIAAKKVLIECEGENIIITNPQVTQIVMQGQTSYQIAGTVLREASISQQDLQLVMEQTGASEKQAREALLESGGDMAQAILKLKKD, encoded by the coding sequence ATGATGGGCTTTGACCCCAAGTCCGTTAAAAAAATGATGCAGCAGATGGGCATTGAAAACAAGGAAATAGCTGCAAAAAAAGTCCTCATTGAATGCGAGGGGGAGAACATCATAATAACCAACCCCCAGGTTACACAAATCGTAATGCAGGGACAAACCTCCTACCAGATAGCAGGAACTGTCTTAAGGGAGGCAAGCATATCGCAGCAGGACCTGCAGCTTGTTATGGAACAGACTGGCGCAAGCGAAAAACAGGCCAGGGAAGCGCTTTTAGAATCAGGCGGCGACATGGCACAGGCCATACTCAAGCTAAAAAAAGATTAG
- a CDS encoding 30S ribosomal protein S3ae codes for MAEVQQQAKKSKGKVIDTWKTKSWYTVIAPEIFNSKEIGQLVSSDEANLLGRKVKANLSDLTGALSMSGAYTAIYFKVNDVKGKSAHTEYVGHELAPAYIRTLARRRRSVINNVADVATKDGRKIRVKSTVVTAVRVSDRAKSSLRAMIQEEVKSYAANADFNQFVQDILFGKLSQKIYSRIKKVSPIKKIEIHKTQTIQAKKKD; via the coding sequence ATGGCGGAAGTGCAGCAACAGGCAAAAAAATCAAAGGGCAAGGTAATCGACACCTGGAAAACAAAGTCCTGGTACACGGTAATTGCGCCTGAAATATTCAACAGCAAGGAGATAGGCCAGCTGGTAAGCTCCGATGAAGCCAATCTGCTTGGGCGCAAGGTGAAGGCAAACCTTAGCGACCTTACAGGTGCGCTAAGCATGTCGGGGGCTTACACTGCAATCTACTTCAAGGTCAACGATGTGAAGGGCAAGAGCGCGCACACGGAATATGTCGGCCACGAGCTTGCTCCTGCCTACATTCGCACGCTTGCCAGAAGGCGCAGGTCTGTAATCAATAATGTTGCCGACGTGGCAACCAAGGACGGGCGGAAAATCAGGGTAAAATCAACAGTAGTCACTGCCGTCCGGGTTTCGGACAGGGCCAAATCCTCGTTGAGGGCAATGATACAGGAAGAAGTCAAGTCCTATGCTGCAAACGCTGATTTCAACCAGTTTGTCCAGGATATACTGTTTGGGAAACTTTCCCAAAAGATATATTCAAGGATAAAAAAAGTTTCGCCAATAAAGAAAATCGAGATACACAAAACCCAAACCATCCAAGCCAAGAAAAAGGACTGA